One Phycisphaerae bacterium RAS2 DNA window includes the following coding sequences:
- the stkP_2 gene encoding Serine/threonine-protein kinase StkP — protein MTDSQHRQPGQSPDAAGEALPDGALDSRAQPLQPGLPTGTGLGKYRILERIRTYHHAVVYKARDGMLDRLVTLKQMATDLLDDPIACGNFKREAHFLARCSFDPRFVVNVFELIEDEVGLFIVEEYVDGHWLDSLVAKRRVGPKDAPRLLRTAGAGLKLLHSLSIVHRCIDPTNILVTPAGVGKVANLSCAAHESDATRPPVITPRYAAPELLMELGYDDRVDVYSLGMTLYEVCIGRRAMEQFIAQVAGTGPAGVGQWIDWVANLNQALPRADSVNSLVPRTLADVIERMTAKRLEDRFTSIDEAIDTLAAAPSERKSSPTIQPAAPSVRRTAPAAARAPFVAPTQDRQPFTSAPPSAQSPPRDSASAAGPTPPSRPATQPFTVRTAARVSPGQTTDARQTTTAASADPSVHQRPAASRRQPRRPARSPVPAARVIPRIEHVPSAPEAHESYKKRYPRILRSAFAAVLMIAVATYGGKWAWQSYFHASTGSPARIIFKLAEDAFRSGQLEESRGRFRELSAMKLSDPADVALQRAAGGWLDLIEAHRALDRGDYEAVQLRLASAREQGAESFRIQELQTRMWDKKDNERLVTEGMEALARDDFTAAERAFAAYEEQVGKGGADAESLRDALESAKRDYRYRQSLKESRRYLLRDNFAAALGSLGQAEAIRITSETRDLRKEIIDAKNRFEWILTGDEALLARDYNLAVSSYERASETSPTAEVEAKLKTARAHLFLEQAKSAIAAGDVLASEDLLRNSLYNADTDEARRQVDRYAPAFEAARLAKRGDAALAANQFEEAEQLFRSALPQLPESARKDVQDKILQARRGNAIDRGDKAVLRGDMTAALIAYREAQRIKNGPDVEEKISRIQSLIP, from the coding sequence ATGACAGATTCGCAGCACCGCCAGCCCGGTCAGTCACCGGACGCCGCAGGCGAAGCCTTGCCCGACGGCGCGCTGGACTCGCGCGCGCAGCCTCTGCAGCCAGGCCTGCCGACCGGCACCGGACTGGGCAAGTATCGCATCCTTGAGCGCATCCGAACCTATCACCATGCGGTCGTGTACAAAGCGCGCGACGGCATGCTGGACCGGCTCGTCACGCTCAAGCAAATGGCGACCGACCTGCTCGACGATCCCATCGCGTGCGGCAACTTCAAGCGCGAAGCTCATTTCCTGGCGCGATGCTCCTTTGATCCGCGATTTGTCGTCAATGTCTTCGAGCTGATTGAAGACGAAGTCGGGCTGTTCATCGTCGAGGAATACGTCGATGGCCACTGGCTCGATTCCCTCGTCGCCAAGCGACGTGTCGGCCCCAAGGACGCACCGAGACTGCTTCGTACCGCTGGCGCCGGACTGAAACTGCTCCACAGCTTGAGCATTGTCCACCGGTGCATCGACCCGACGAATATTCTTGTCACGCCCGCCGGCGTGGGGAAAGTCGCGAACCTTTCCTGCGCGGCTCACGAGAGCGACGCCACCCGGCCGCCGGTGATTACGCCACGCTATGCCGCCCCCGAACTGCTGATGGAACTGGGCTACGACGACCGCGTCGACGTTTACAGCCTCGGCATGACCCTTTACGAAGTGTGCATCGGCCGGCGAGCCATGGAGCAGTTCATCGCACAGGTTGCAGGGACCGGCCCCGCAGGAGTCGGTCAATGGATCGACTGGGTTGCGAACCTCAATCAAGCCCTGCCCCGCGCCGACTCGGTCAACTCCCTCGTGCCGCGGACACTTGCGGATGTCATTGAGCGAATGACTGCCAAGCGGCTGGAAGACCGCTTCACTTCCATCGACGAAGCGATCGACACGTTGGCGGCTGCTCCCTCCGAGCGAAAGTCCTCGCCGACCATTCAACCGGCAGCGCCTTCCGTTCGGCGCACCGCGCCGGCGGCCGCTCGCGCCCCGTTCGTGGCACCAACGCAAGACCGGCAGCCATTTACCTCGGCGCCACCAAGCGCCCAGTCGCCCCCGCGCGATTCGGCGTCCGCGGCAGGACCTACTCCTCCGAGTCGACCTGCGACGCAGCCATTCACAGTCCGAACGGCTGCACGCGTCTCACCGGGCCAAACAACCGACGCACGTCAAACTACGACGGCCGCTTCTGCCGACCCGTCGGTTCATCAGCGGCCCGCGGCCTCGCGTCGACAGCCACGCCGACCTGCCCGTTCGCCTGTGCCCGCCGCGCGCGTCATTCCACGAATCGAGCACGTGCCATCCGCCCCGGAAGCGCACGAGAGCTACAAGAAGCGCTATCCGCGCATCTTGAGAAGCGCGTTCGCGGCTGTGCTAATGATTGCGGTCGCCACGTACGGCGGAAAATGGGCGTGGCAATCGTACTTCCATGCGTCAACGGGCAGCCCCGCGCGAATCATCTTCAAGCTTGCCGAGGACGCATTTCGATCCGGCCAGCTCGAGGAATCCCGCGGGCGATTCCGCGAACTGTCCGCCATGAAACTCTCGGACCCCGCCGATGTGGCGCTTCAACGTGCGGCCGGCGGATGGTTGGATCTCATTGAAGCACATCGCGCCCTGGATCGCGGCGACTATGAAGCCGTCCAATTGCGACTGGCTTCTGCGCGCGAGCAAGGCGCCGAGTCGTTCCGCATTCAGGAACTCCAGACGCGAATGTGGGACAAGAAGGACAACGAGCGACTCGTCACCGAAGGCATGGAAGCCCTGGCCCGCGATGATTTCACCGCTGCCGAGCGTGCCTTCGCTGCGTACGAAGAGCAGGTCGGAAAGGGTGGAGCCGACGCCGAGTCGTTGCGCGATGCGTTGGAATCGGCCAAGCGCGACTACCGATATCGCCAGTCGCTCAAGGAGTCGCGGCGATACCTCTTGCGCGACAACTTCGCGGCAGCGCTGGGCAGCCTAGGCCAGGCCGAGGCCATTCGCATTACGAGCGAAACACGCGACCTGCGAAAGGAAATCATCGACGCCAAGAATCGATTCGAGTGGATTCTCACGGGTGACGAGGCGCTTCTGGCCCGCGACTACAATCTCGCCGTCAGCTCTTATGAGCGCGCGAGCGAAACCTCGCCGACGGCTGAAGTAGAAGCCAAGCTCAAGACCGCCCGCGCCCACCTCTTCCTCGAACAGGCCAAGAGCGCCATCGCCGCTGGCGATGTTCTCGCCAGCGAGGACCTGCTGCGCAACTCCCTGTACAACGCCGACACCGATGAGGCCCGTCGACAAGTTGACCGCTACGCACCGGCCTTCGAAGCGGCGCGCCTGGCCAAGCGCGGCGACGCTGCCCTTGCTGCCAATCAATTCGAAGAGGCCGAGCAGTTATTCCGAAGCGCCCTGCCCCAACTGCCGGAGTCGGCGCGAAAGGACGTGCAGGACAAAATCCTTCAGGCACGGCGCGGCAACGCGATAGACCGCGGCGACAAGGCCGTCCTTCGTGGCGACATGACCGCGGCTCTTATCGCGTATCGCGAGGCGCAGCGGATCAAGAATGGGCCGGATGTCGAAGAAAAGATCAGCCGGATCCAGTCCCTCATCCCCTGA
- the sigW_4 gene encoding ECF RNA polymerase sigma factor SigW has product MNAALRPDAADPMNQAWLQDAYETHGRKVMAYLRARLANAHDCEELLQQTFVTIATDPSGYFAADSHGAWLIGIARNHLRDHIRRRRMHTMAGDDLDVPVVAMNADDRLEEVRMAIAGLPAAQREVLELRLRDELSYAEIAEALRIPVGTVRSRIHHAVEALRRQLGEPSQATVSNRP; this is encoded by the coding sequence ATGAATGCGGCACTGCGGCCGGACGCCGCCGATCCCATGAATCAGGCATGGCTTCAAGACGCGTACGAAACACACGGCCGAAAGGTCATGGCTTATCTGCGCGCCCGGCTGGCGAACGCCCACGACTGCGAGGAGCTCTTGCAACAGACGTTTGTCACGATTGCGACCGACCCGAGCGGTTACTTTGCGGCTGATTCGCACGGTGCCTGGCTGATTGGAATTGCGCGCAACCACCTTCGCGATCACATTCGCAGGAGGCGGATGCATACGATGGCGGGAGACGATCTGGACGTTCCAGTCGTCGCGATGAACGCCGATGACCGATTGGAGGAAGTTCGCATGGCCATCGCGGGACTGCCCGCTGCGCAGCGCGAGGTGTTGGAGCTACGCCTGCGCGACGAGTTGTCCTATGCCGAAATCGCCGAGGCGCTTCGCATTCCCGTCGGGACGGTGCGGTCAAGGATTCACCACGCGGTTGAAGCCCTGCGAAGGCAGTTGGGCGAGCCGTCCCAGGCGACCGTGTCAAATCGACCATGA
- the aaeA gene encoding p-hydroxybenzoic acid efflux pump subunit AaeA: MRFIFLIALGGLMLLAATEARGQPGMARAVEVAAVDREPVAPTIQLVGTVRPRIRTVVATEVAGLVAELPVSEGDPIKKGDVLCRLRETQRQLALEESKARLSELRDVIAEREATLRKTEFEAQRMEGLYKLERCTEKEFRDAREEHEAAKGRHQQSVHAHAAYQATVDRMADDVARMTIRSPCDGFVVGKQTEIGSWVDLGGAVVELIDLSTVKIRVPSPESAAPWCVPGEPVVVHIDALGRSFDGRIARRVPDADPQARTVPIEVGVPNAKSEIMAGMFARVAVPNGPRRVAPIVPKDAVVTRGAQQMVFSITETAEGFLAVPVSVQIDSELADRVSISGPGVESLRAVVIRGNEYMFGPSPVGLSPESAALLKPVKSPTSQPANATSQPATPKRAAMMNEALPAHLIGREGRPRTS; the protein is encoded by the coding sequence ATGCGATTCATTTTCCTGATTGCACTTGGCGGGTTGATGCTGTTGGCTGCGACGGAGGCGCGCGGGCAGCCGGGGATGGCGCGCGCGGTGGAAGTGGCGGCAGTGGATCGCGAACCCGTCGCGCCGACGATTCAACTCGTTGGTACGGTCCGGCCGCGCATTCGCACGGTGGTCGCGACGGAAGTCGCGGGCTTGGTGGCCGAGTTGCCCGTGTCGGAGGGCGACCCGATAAAGAAGGGCGACGTGCTTTGTCGATTGCGCGAGACGCAAAGGCAGCTTGCGCTGGAGGAGTCCAAGGCGAGACTATCGGAATTGCGGGATGTCATCGCAGAGCGCGAGGCGACGCTTCGCAAGACCGAGTTCGAGGCGCAGCGGATGGAGGGGTTGTACAAACTTGAGCGCTGCACCGAGAAAGAGTTCCGCGACGCTCGCGAAGAGCACGAAGCGGCCAAGGGGCGGCACCAGCAATCGGTCCATGCGCACGCAGCCTACCAGGCGACGGTCGACCGCATGGCGGACGATGTGGCGCGGATGACAATTCGTTCGCCGTGCGATGGGTTCGTCGTCGGCAAGCAAACCGAAATCGGCAGCTGGGTGGACCTGGGCGGGGCGGTCGTGGAGCTGATCGACCTGTCCACCGTCAAGATTCGCGTTCCATCGCCCGAGTCGGCCGCACCATGGTGTGTGCCGGGCGAGCCGGTGGTCGTTCACATCGACGCGCTAGGACGGAGCTTCGATGGAAGGATTGCGCGGCGTGTGCCCGATGCCGATCCGCAGGCACGAACGGTACCGATTGAAGTCGGCGTACCCAATGCGAAGTCTGAAATCATGGCGGGAATGTTTGCACGCGTTGCGGTTCCGAACGGGCCGCGGCGCGTCGCGCCGATCGTACCGAAGGATGCAGTCGTTACACGCGGTGCACAGCAGATGGTATTCTCGATCACCGAAACGGCCGAGGGCTTCCTGGCGGTTCCTGTCTCGGTGCAAATCGATTCGGAACTCGCTGATCGTGTTTCGATTTCCGGGCCGGGCGTGGAGTCGCTGCGCGCGGTCGTCATCCGTGGCAACGAATACATGTTCGGGCCGTCGCCGGTCGGATTGTCGCCGGAATCGGCCGCGCTGTTGAAGCCCGTCAAATCGCCGACCAGTCAGCCTGCGAATGCGACAAGCCAGCCCGCGACGCCGAAGCGCGCGGCGATGATGAACGAAGCTCTGC